The Muntiacus reevesi chromosome 7, mMunRee1.1, whole genome shotgun sequence genome includes a region encoding these proteins:
- the BBS4 gene encoding Bardet-Biedl syndrome 4 protein isoform X2, whose protein sequence is MIWSTRNSAYTFTAPEFPILEKQNWLIHLHYIRKDFEACKAVIKEQLQETQGLCEYAIYVQALILRLEGNIQESLGLFQMCAVLSPQCADNLKQVARSLFLLGKHKAAIEVYNEAAKLNQKDWEICHNLGVCYIYLKQFDKAQDQLLNALHLNRHDLTYIMLGKIFLLKGDLDKAIEIYKKAVEFSPENTELLTTLGLLYLQLGIYQKAFEHLGNTLTYDPTNHKAILAAGSMMQTHGDFDVALTKYKVAACGVTESPPLWNNIAMCFFGKKKYVAAISCLKRANYLAPLEWKILYNLGLVHLTMQQYASAFHFLSAAINFQPKMGELYMLLAVALTNLEDTENAKRAYEEAVRLDKCNPLVNLNYAVLLYNQGEKRGALAQYQEMEKKVNLLKYSSSLEFDPEMVEVAQKLGAALQVGEALVWTKPVKDPKSKHQTASTSKAACFQQPLGSNQALGQAMSSAATYGKLPSGAGGTSQLTKPPSLPLEPEPTMEAQPTEASAQTREK, encoded by the exons ATGATCTGGAGTACAAGAAATTCAGCTTATACATTTACAG CTCCAGAGTTTCCTATTTTGGAAAAGCAGAACTGGTTGATACATCTCCATTATATCCGGAAGGATTTTGAAGCATGCAAG gcTGTTATCAAAGAACAGCTTCAGGAGACTCAGGGGTTATgtgaatatgctatctatgtcCAAG CTTTGATATTGCGTCTGGAAGGAAATATCCAAGAATCCCTAGGACTTTTTCAGATGTGTGCAGTTCTCAGCCCTCAGTGTGCTGATAACCTCAAGCAGGTGGCCAGATCTCT ATTTCTTTTGGGAAAACATAAAGCTGCCATTGAAGTATATAATGAAGCAGCTAAACTTAATCAGAAAGACTGG GAAATCTGTCATAACCTAGGAGTTTGCTACATTTATCTGAAACAGTTCGACAAG GCACAAGACCAGTTGCTCAATGCCCTACATCTTAACAGACATGATCTGACTTACATAATGCTGGGCAAGATCTTCTTGCTGAAGGGAGACTTGGACAAGGCCATCGAAATCTACAAGAAAGCAGTGGA GTTCTCACCAGAAAATACAGAACTTCTTACAACTTTAGGATTACTCTACCTACAG CTCGGCATTTATCAGAAGGCATTTGAACATCTTGGAAACACACTGACTTATGACCCTACCAACCACAAG GCCATCTTGGCAGCAGGTAGCATGATGCAGACCCACGGGGACTTTGATGTTGCCCTTACCAAATACAAAGTTGCAGCATGTGGTGTTACAGAAAGCCCTCCACTCTGGAATAACATTGCAATGTGCTTCTTTGGCAAGAAGAAATATGTGGCA GCCATCAGCTGCCTGAAACGAGCCAACTACCTGGCACCTTTAGAGTGGAAGATTCTCTATAATTTGGGCCTTGTCCACTTGACTATGCAGCAGTATGCATCCGCTTTCCATTTCCTCAGCGCAGCTATCAACTTCCAGCCAAAGATGGGGGAGCTCTACATGCTTTTGGCTG TGGCTCTGACCAATCTGGAGGATACAGAGAATGCCAAGAGAGCCTATGAAGAAGCAGTCCGTCTTGATAA GTGTAACCCTTTAGTGAACCTGAACTATGCTGTGCTGCTGTATAACCAGGGCGAGAAGAGGGGTGCCCTGGCCCAGTATcaggagatggagaagaaagTCAACCTACTCAAGTATAGTAGCTCTCTGGAATTCGATCCGGAG ATGGTGGAGGTAGCCCAGAAGCTGGGAGCTGCTCTACAGGTCGGGGAGGCACTGGTCTGGACTAAACCAGTTAAAGATCCCAAATCAAAGCACCAGACTGCTTCAACCAGTAAAGCCGCCTGTTTCCAGCAGCCTCTGGGCTCTAATCAAGCTCTAGGACAGGCAATGTCTTCAGCAGCCACATATGGGAAGCTCCCCTCAG GTGCTGGAGGAACATCCCAGCTCACAAAGCCACCATCCCTTCCTCTGGAGCCAGAGCCCACTATGGAAGCACAACCCACGGAAGCATCAGCACAAACCAGAGAAAAGTAG
- the BBS4 gene encoding Bardet-Biedl syndrome 4 protein isoform X1, which produces MAEEKLSVRTQVPASAESQKPRLKKAPEFPILEKQNWLIHLHYIRKDFEACKAVIKEQLQETQGLCEYAIYVQALILRLEGNIQESLGLFQMCAVLSPQCADNLKQVARSLFLLGKHKAAIEVYNEAAKLNQKDWEICHNLGVCYIYLKQFDKAQDQLLNALHLNRHDLTYIMLGKIFLLKGDLDKAIEIYKKAVEFSPENTELLTTLGLLYLQLGIYQKAFEHLGNTLTYDPTNHKAILAAGSMMQTHGDFDVALTKYKVAACGVTESPPLWNNIAMCFFGKKKYVAAISCLKRANYLAPLEWKILYNLGLVHLTMQQYASAFHFLSAAINFQPKMGELYMLLAVALTNLEDTENAKRAYEEAVRLDKCNPLVNLNYAVLLYNQGEKRGALAQYQEMEKKVNLLKYSSSLEFDPEMVEVAQKLGAALQVGEALVWTKPVKDPKSKHQTASTSKAACFQQPLGSNQALGQAMSSAATYGKLPSGAGGTSQLTKPPSLPLEPEPTMEAQPTEASAQTREK; this is translated from the exons CTCCAGAGTTTCCTATTTTGGAAAAGCAGAACTGGTTGATACATCTCCATTATATCCGGAAGGATTTTGAAGCATGCAAG gcTGTTATCAAAGAACAGCTTCAGGAGACTCAGGGGTTATgtgaatatgctatctatgtcCAAG CTTTGATATTGCGTCTGGAAGGAAATATCCAAGAATCCCTAGGACTTTTTCAGATGTGTGCAGTTCTCAGCCCTCAGTGTGCTGATAACCTCAAGCAGGTGGCCAGATCTCT ATTTCTTTTGGGAAAACATAAAGCTGCCATTGAAGTATATAATGAAGCAGCTAAACTTAATCAGAAAGACTGG GAAATCTGTCATAACCTAGGAGTTTGCTACATTTATCTGAAACAGTTCGACAAG GCACAAGACCAGTTGCTCAATGCCCTACATCTTAACAGACATGATCTGACTTACATAATGCTGGGCAAGATCTTCTTGCTGAAGGGAGACTTGGACAAGGCCATCGAAATCTACAAGAAAGCAGTGGA GTTCTCACCAGAAAATACAGAACTTCTTACAACTTTAGGATTACTCTACCTACAG CTCGGCATTTATCAGAAGGCATTTGAACATCTTGGAAACACACTGACTTATGACCCTACCAACCACAAG GCCATCTTGGCAGCAGGTAGCATGATGCAGACCCACGGGGACTTTGATGTTGCCCTTACCAAATACAAAGTTGCAGCATGTGGTGTTACAGAAAGCCCTCCACTCTGGAATAACATTGCAATGTGCTTCTTTGGCAAGAAGAAATATGTGGCA GCCATCAGCTGCCTGAAACGAGCCAACTACCTGGCACCTTTAGAGTGGAAGATTCTCTATAATTTGGGCCTTGTCCACTTGACTATGCAGCAGTATGCATCCGCTTTCCATTTCCTCAGCGCAGCTATCAACTTCCAGCCAAAGATGGGGGAGCTCTACATGCTTTTGGCTG TGGCTCTGACCAATCTGGAGGATACAGAGAATGCCAAGAGAGCCTATGAAGAAGCAGTCCGTCTTGATAA GTGTAACCCTTTAGTGAACCTGAACTATGCTGTGCTGCTGTATAACCAGGGCGAGAAGAGGGGTGCCCTGGCCCAGTATcaggagatggagaagaaagTCAACCTACTCAAGTATAGTAGCTCTCTGGAATTCGATCCGGAG ATGGTGGAGGTAGCCCAGAAGCTGGGAGCTGCTCTACAGGTCGGGGAGGCACTGGTCTGGACTAAACCAGTTAAAGATCCCAAATCAAAGCACCAGACTGCTTCAACCAGTAAAGCCGCCTGTTTCCAGCAGCCTCTGGGCTCTAATCAAGCTCTAGGACAGGCAATGTCTTCAGCAGCCACATATGGGAAGCTCCCCTCAG GTGCTGGAGGAACATCCCAGCTCACAAAGCCACCATCCCTTCCTCTGGAGCCAGAGCCCACTATGGAAGCACAACCCACGGAAGCATCAGCACAAACCAGAGAAAAGTAG
- the BBS4 gene encoding Bardet-Biedl syndrome 4 protein isoform X3, producing MAEEKLSVRTQVPASAESQKPRLKKAPEFPILEKQNWLIHLHYIRKDFEACKAVIKEQLQETQGLCEYAIYVQALILRLEGNIQESLGLFQMCAVLSPQCADNLKQVARSLFLLGKHKAAIEVYNEAAKLNQKDWEICHNLGVCYIYLKQFDKAQDQLLNALHLNRHDLTYIMLGKIFLLKGDLDKAIEIYKKAVEFSPENTELLTTLGLLYLQLGIYQKAFEHLGNTLTYDPTNHKAILAAGSMMQTHGDFDVALTKYKVAACGVTESPPLWNNIAMCFFGKKKYVAAISCLKRANYLAPLEWKILYNLGLVHLTMQQYASAFHFLSAAINFQPKMGELYMLLAVALTNLEDTENAKRAYEEAVRLDKCNPLVNLNYAVLLYNQGEKRGALAQYQEMEKKVNLLKYSSSLEFDPEVLEEHPSSQSHHPFLWSQSPLWKHNPRKHQHKPEKSRCRMILELGFLWRGPTRLGKVP from the exons CTCCAGAGTTTCCTATTTTGGAAAAGCAGAACTGGTTGATACATCTCCATTATATCCGGAAGGATTTTGAAGCATGCAAG gcTGTTATCAAAGAACAGCTTCAGGAGACTCAGGGGTTATgtgaatatgctatctatgtcCAAG CTTTGATATTGCGTCTGGAAGGAAATATCCAAGAATCCCTAGGACTTTTTCAGATGTGTGCAGTTCTCAGCCCTCAGTGTGCTGATAACCTCAAGCAGGTGGCCAGATCTCT ATTTCTTTTGGGAAAACATAAAGCTGCCATTGAAGTATATAATGAAGCAGCTAAACTTAATCAGAAAGACTGG GAAATCTGTCATAACCTAGGAGTTTGCTACATTTATCTGAAACAGTTCGACAAG GCACAAGACCAGTTGCTCAATGCCCTACATCTTAACAGACATGATCTGACTTACATAATGCTGGGCAAGATCTTCTTGCTGAAGGGAGACTTGGACAAGGCCATCGAAATCTACAAGAAAGCAGTGGA GTTCTCACCAGAAAATACAGAACTTCTTACAACTTTAGGATTACTCTACCTACAG CTCGGCATTTATCAGAAGGCATTTGAACATCTTGGAAACACACTGACTTATGACCCTACCAACCACAAG GCCATCTTGGCAGCAGGTAGCATGATGCAGACCCACGGGGACTTTGATGTTGCCCTTACCAAATACAAAGTTGCAGCATGTGGTGTTACAGAAAGCCCTCCACTCTGGAATAACATTGCAATGTGCTTCTTTGGCAAGAAGAAATATGTGGCA GCCATCAGCTGCCTGAAACGAGCCAACTACCTGGCACCTTTAGAGTGGAAGATTCTCTATAATTTGGGCCTTGTCCACTTGACTATGCAGCAGTATGCATCCGCTTTCCATTTCCTCAGCGCAGCTATCAACTTCCAGCCAAAGATGGGGGAGCTCTACATGCTTTTGGCTG TGGCTCTGACCAATCTGGAGGATACAGAGAATGCCAAGAGAGCCTATGAAGAAGCAGTCCGTCTTGATAA GTGTAACCCTTTAGTGAACCTGAACTATGCTGTGCTGCTGTATAACCAGGGCGAGAAGAGGGGTGCCCTGGCCCAGTATcaggagatggagaagaaagTCAACCTACTCAAGTATAGTAGCTCTCTGGAATTCGATCCGGAG GTGCTGGAGGAACATCCCAGCTCACAAAGCCACCATCCCTTCCTCTGGAGCCAGAGCCCACTATGGAAGCACAACCCACGGAAGCATCAGCACAAACCAGAGAAAAGTAGGTGTAGGATGATCCTGGAGCTGGGCTTTCTTTGGCGAGGACCTACCAGATTAGGAAAGGTCCCATGA
- the BBS4 gene encoding Bardet-Biedl syndrome 4 protein isoform X4 translates to MCAVLSPQCADNLKQVARSLFLLGKHKAAIEVYNEAAKLNQKDWEICHNLGVCYIYLKQFDKAQDQLLNALHLNRHDLTYIMLGKIFLLKGDLDKAIEIYKKAVEFSPENTELLTTLGLLYLQLGIYQKAFEHLGNTLTYDPTNHKAILAAGSMMQTHGDFDVALTKYKVAACGVTESPPLWNNIAMCFFGKKKYVAAISCLKRANYLAPLEWKILYNLGLVHLTMQQYASAFHFLSAAINFQPKMGELYMLLAVALTNLEDTENAKRAYEEAVRLDKCNPLVNLNYAVLLYNQGEKRGALAQYQEMEKKVNLLKYSSSLEFDPEMVEVAQKLGAALQVGEALVWTKPVKDPKSKHQTASTSKAACFQQPLGSNQALGQAMSSAATYGKLPSGAGGTSQLTKPPSLPLEPEPTMEAQPTEASAQTREK, encoded by the exons ATGTGTGCAGTTCTCAGCCCTCAGTGTGCTGATAACCTCAAGCAGGTGGCCAGATCTCT ATTTCTTTTGGGAAAACATAAAGCTGCCATTGAAGTATATAATGAAGCAGCTAAACTTAATCAGAAAGACTGG GAAATCTGTCATAACCTAGGAGTTTGCTACATTTATCTGAAACAGTTCGACAAG GCACAAGACCAGTTGCTCAATGCCCTACATCTTAACAGACATGATCTGACTTACATAATGCTGGGCAAGATCTTCTTGCTGAAGGGAGACTTGGACAAGGCCATCGAAATCTACAAGAAAGCAGTGGA GTTCTCACCAGAAAATACAGAACTTCTTACAACTTTAGGATTACTCTACCTACAG CTCGGCATTTATCAGAAGGCATTTGAACATCTTGGAAACACACTGACTTATGACCCTACCAACCACAAG GCCATCTTGGCAGCAGGTAGCATGATGCAGACCCACGGGGACTTTGATGTTGCCCTTACCAAATACAAAGTTGCAGCATGTGGTGTTACAGAAAGCCCTCCACTCTGGAATAACATTGCAATGTGCTTCTTTGGCAAGAAGAAATATGTGGCA GCCATCAGCTGCCTGAAACGAGCCAACTACCTGGCACCTTTAGAGTGGAAGATTCTCTATAATTTGGGCCTTGTCCACTTGACTATGCAGCAGTATGCATCCGCTTTCCATTTCCTCAGCGCAGCTATCAACTTCCAGCCAAAGATGGGGGAGCTCTACATGCTTTTGGCTG TGGCTCTGACCAATCTGGAGGATACAGAGAATGCCAAGAGAGCCTATGAAGAAGCAGTCCGTCTTGATAA GTGTAACCCTTTAGTGAACCTGAACTATGCTGTGCTGCTGTATAACCAGGGCGAGAAGAGGGGTGCCCTGGCCCAGTATcaggagatggagaagaaagTCAACCTACTCAAGTATAGTAGCTCTCTGGAATTCGATCCGGAG ATGGTGGAGGTAGCCCAGAAGCTGGGAGCTGCTCTACAGGTCGGGGAGGCACTGGTCTGGACTAAACCAGTTAAAGATCCCAAATCAAAGCACCAGACTGCTTCAACCAGTAAAGCCGCCTGTTTCCAGCAGCCTCTGGGCTCTAATCAAGCTCTAGGACAGGCAATGTCTTCAGCAGCCACATATGGGAAGCTCCCCTCAG GTGCTGGAGGAACATCCCAGCTCACAAAGCCACCATCCCTTCCTCTGGAGCCAGAGCCCACTATGGAAGCACAACCCACGGAAGCATCAGCACAAACCAGAGAAAAGTAG
- the BBS4 gene encoding Bardet-Biedl syndrome 4 protein isoform X5, giving the protein MLGKIFLLKGDLDKAIEIYKKAVEFSPENTELLTTLGLLYLQLGIYQKAFEHLGNTLTYDPTNHKAILAAGSMMQTHGDFDVALTKYKVAACGVTESPPLWNNIAMCFFGKKKYVAAISCLKRANYLAPLEWKILYNLGLVHLTMQQYASAFHFLSAAINFQPKMGELYMLLAVALTNLEDTENAKRAYEEAVRLDKCNPLVNLNYAVLLYNQGEKRGALAQYQEMEKKVNLLKYSSSLEFDPEMVEVAQKLGAALQVGEALVWTKPVKDPKSKHQTASTSKAACFQQPLGSNQALGQAMSSAATYGKLPSGAGGTSQLTKPPSLPLEPEPTMEAQPTEASAQTREK; this is encoded by the exons ATGCTGGGCAAGATCTTCTTGCTGAAGGGAGACTTGGACAAGGCCATCGAAATCTACAAGAAAGCAGTGGA GTTCTCACCAGAAAATACAGAACTTCTTACAACTTTAGGATTACTCTACCTACAG CTCGGCATTTATCAGAAGGCATTTGAACATCTTGGAAACACACTGACTTATGACCCTACCAACCACAAG GCCATCTTGGCAGCAGGTAGCATGATGCAGACCCACGGGGACTTTGATGTTGCCCTTACCAAATACAAAGTTGCAGCATGTGGTGTTACAGAAAGCCCTCCACTCTGGAATAACATTGCAATGTGCTTCTTTGGCAAGAAGAAATATGTGGCA GCCATCAGCTGCCTGAAACGAGCCAACTACCTGGCACCTTTAGAGTGGAAGATTCTCTATAATTTGGGCCTTGTCCACTTGACTATGCAGCAGTATGCATCCGCTTTCCATTTCCTCAGCGCAGCTATCAACTTCCAGCCAAAGATGGGGGAGCTCTACATGCTTTTGGCTG TGGCTCTGACCAATCTGGAGGATACAGAGAATGCCAAGAGAGCCTATGAAGAAGCAGTCCGTCTTGATAA GTGTAACCCTTTAGTGAACCTGAACTATGCTGTGCTGCTGTATAACCAGGGCGAGAAGAGGGGTGCCCTGGCCCAGTATcaggagatggagaagaaagTCAACCTACTCAAGTATAGTAGCTCTCTGGAATTCGATCCGGAG ATGGTGGAGGTAGCCCAGAAGCTGGGAGCTGCTCTACAGGTCGGGGAGGCACTGGTCTGGACTAAACCAGTTAAAGATCCCAAATCAAAGCACCAGACTGCTTCAACCAGTAAAGCCGCCTGTTTCCAGCAGCCTCTGGGCTCTAATCAAGCTCTAGGACAGGCAATGTCTTCAGCAGCCACATATGGGAAGCTCCCCTCAG GTGCTGGAGGAACATCCCAGCTCACAAAGCCACCATCCCTTCCTCTGGAGCCAGAGCCCACTATGGAAGCACAACCCACGGAAGCATCAGCACAAACCAGAGAAAAGTAG